From the Oncorhynchus nerka isolate Pitt River linkage group LG28, Oner_Uvic_2.0, whole genome shotgun sequence genome, one window contains:
- the LOC115113557 gene encoding adhesion G-protein coupled receptor G1-like, producing the protein MKICEIILIFICIPATLSTNDHLPDCKDALEDCLHQEVPWTRCYEDRITRCIQKGRLHIPNFYRWSVNASNQAEAGTDSGHRVHFPAHALQRSKRSDSHTTDYVHITMAVLNSSLFKLGLVRGYRSGEVLRQSVLAVRVGDHGVSDLDQPVRIAFRNTNVTERGTCVFWKDSEKNNGEGDWSSEGCNTTLIHGEFVCSCNHLSFFAVLVNSKLSVDPVNAANLGYISYIGSSFSVVFTTVSLVMYTCLRKRSSEQSIGIHVHLTGALLFLHLSYVLSEWWVWHEADGAEGRVCLAFGLMLHWALLSTFTWLAIEGFHLYMLLVRVFNVYVRKYLLKLSLFGWGIPTVTVVACGFSGVYGRHSFYMKGANNGSSTDICWISSATDSPGVVVSYVTVSGYLGLVFLFNTAMLGVVVVKLWGQRGKGRMWKDWATLLGLSCVLGVPWGLAFCTYGPLSLPGLYLFSVFNCFQGVFLFLWFLALLHKGRPERSSVKDSSSQKMMETNLN; encoded by the exons ATGAAGATCTGTGAAATAATTCTCATATTTATATGCATCCCTGCAACCCTGAGTACCAATG ACCATCTTCCAGACTGTAAAGATGCTCTTGAAGATTGCCTTCACCAAGAAGTGCCATGGACCAG GTGTTATGAGGATAGAATTACAAGATGCATTCAAAAGGGCAGACTGCACAtcccaaacttctacagatggtCTGTCAACGCATCCAATCAG GCAGAAGCGGGCACGGATTCTGGACACAGAGTGCACTTCCCTGCACATGCCCTCCAGAGAAGCAAGAGGAGCGACTCTCATACCACTGACTATGTGCACATTACTATGGCTGTACTCAACAGCTCTCTATTCAAG CTCGGTCTAGTTCGAGGCTATAGATCAGGGGAGGTCCTAAGGCAGTCTGTGCTGGCTGTGAGGGTGGGGGACCACGGTGTGAGTGACCTTGACCAGCCTGTCAGAATTGCCTTCAGAAACACAAATGTG ACGGAGAGAGGGACTTGTGTTTTCTGGAAGGACTCAGAAAAGAATAATGGCGAAG GGGATTGGAGCTCAGAGGGTTGTAACACCACCCTCATTCACGGAGAGTTTGTGTGCAGCTGCAACCATCTCAGCTTCTTTGCTGTGCTTGTG AACTCAAAGTTGTCGGTAGACCCTGTGAATGCCGCCAACCTAGGCTACATATCCTACATTGGTTCATCATTCTCTGTGGTTTTCACAACAGTAAGCCTTGTCATGTACACATGTCTTAG GAAGAGGAGTTCTGAACAGTCAATAGGTATTCATGTGCATCTGACAGGAGCGCTCCTGTTTCTGCACCTCTCCTACGTCTTGAGCGAGTGGTGGGTGTGgcatgaggctgatggggctgaggGACGTGTCTGTCTGGCCTTTGGGTTGATGCTGCACTGGGCTCTCCTGTCTACCTTCACCTGGTTGGCCATTGAAGGATTCCATCTCTACATGCTGTTAGTCCGCGTCTTCAACGTCTATGTCAGGAAATACCTGCTCAAACTGAGCCTGTTTGGATGGG GCATACCCACTGTGACTGTGGTGGCCTGTGGTTTCTCAGGAGTCTACGGAAGACATAGCTTCTACATGAAGGGGGCCAATAATGGCTCATCAACAGACAT ATGTTGGATAAGCAGTGCTACAGACAGCCCTGGAGTGGTAGTCAGCTACGTCACAGTGAGTGGATACTTGGGCCTGGTCTTCCTCTTCAACACAGCCATGCTAGGCGTGGTGGTGGTGAAACTTTgggggcagagagggaagggtagaATGTGGAAGGACTGGGCCACGCTCCTGGGGCTCAGCTGTGTGCTAGGAGTACCATGGGGGCTGGCGTTCTGCACCTACggccccctttctctccctggacTGTACCTCTTCAGTGTATTCAACTGCTTCCAGG GTGTCTTCTTGTTCCTGTGGTTTCTTGCCCTTTTACATAAGGGCCGCCCAGAGCGCTCCTCTGTGAAAGACTCTTCCAGTCAAAAGATGATGGAGACAAACCTCAACTGA